GATAAAACCAAATTAGATGAGATTAATATTGGTTGAAGTTAAATCCCTGAGGGGAAaagagattttctttttttcaaagattataAACTAAAAAGGGGAGGGCATTGAACATTATGAAGCGGCCTAAAATTGGTAGACCAACTTTAGGGGGTCATTGGGACCCCAAAATTGGCCTTTAGGAGGGAGTGAAGGGGGGaattttgaaatccactgccgcttcaatatacctgtatatatttatatcctataacttcataatcaaaaccttaattaatatttatcttcctatattacctatattattataatgattctatccagttatgattttgttttagtttcttgttttctaaagtgtgtatttggtctctgaggagtgactgagggtctggcctagagatgtgtgatgtctggcaacaaggtcgtgtgtttggatttgaggtatcacacacccctaacatgtcaggagtgcagtaacagcgtttgctcacttagcccggcttccagatatgaaatatggatttgtctttcatttaattatgttttatttcttttatatttccttttactgaaacactaaagactcaagatgaatattgcctgtactattgtgtgtccctctcactaaatgaaagcacatgttatcagtatgttttggtaagaactggagcttaatcagctccaaccttggagagactgtgtatctgtgtatgtgcgcaatattctgtgttacagatcagaatggtgtacaatgggcaccctaagcgatgggtggacttgttgttctgggcaagctggcgcctgctccagatctggaaggtcactacgggcctaattctgggtgaaagcatcaacaagtgacacgtcagtggaaacgtgcatcagattaactgactcgagtggaaatttaccatgactgtttattgtctctgagccaatcagaaccatccacatcgcagtaatgacgtggataagaccttgaaaacggtataaatGTTGGGACAagtgtatgtacgatagggcgaggcaacgagacggtgagagagggagcgcggcctacgaactccttgtgagacttgaagctggcttctgcttttgaaactgcaaactattcttaagtaaatttttcttttatttaattggaatcctgactctgtcttcatttcttcactactggtcctgggtcataagctgttaacccctaacagagGGTCCCGgttcagtctccccaagctgtACTCGCACCGCCCCCTTCCTTGCCTTTttcccccaagcggcatccgcacacAACGATCCCAATAAAGCcgtaaaggcgggccaattcgtccccagaattagcggatgccggaggtgtggactaaccgccacctctataCTATGCTTTTGCCCCCGAAattgtatcgtgactgggacaaccggatattccaccacatccccgtgcacacaccgcaccttaactatgcggcttgtatccaatgccccaggctgcatcaggctttgatggatcgaggtttggttacatcctgaatccaccaaggcctgatatgtaccccccttgatacttacaggaatttggtactctcctgcttgatcgggggtggtccgctggacgtccgggatccggatcattgtcccgatgtccatcatcggacatcggtccacaaaatgatccggatcaccgcaccgccagcaggccagcccaggcctacccgccgcccctgcggcggggagtgggttggacaatgagcgcggggagggcGCGGAACCAGAGCCACTATCACCCCCCatccccagcagccccgcccccctgggcggagcccgcgaactcccgagcggtccagggcccatcccaccccggcctctggggggaatccgaggagggcccggagggcgggacctagggagagggataggaggagagggagacacagaggggggagagagagagcgagaggttaaaaggggtgcgccgacccccgggcacgccaccaggtggtcctccgccaggtggatggccgtctccagcgacgtgggccggtggcactggacccactcggcagtTTTCCTTgggagccgagcgatgaactgctccagtaccaccagatcgacgatgtggtccacgtcgcttccgccggccaggagccatctgcggcatgagtcccggagctgttgggccatcgcgaagggtcggccggcctccccccactccagggagcggaacctctgtcggtgttgctccggggagcggccgacccgctggaggATGGCCTTCTTTAGGTCATcatagtccaggaggttcgccaccggtagCTGTTGTGCAGCCGCCTGGGCCTCGCCTGTCAGCAGTGGTatcaggcgcaccggccactgtgcccggggccacccgcaggcctccgcggcctttTGAAAGAGGTCAACGAACGCCTCTGGGTCATCCTGTGGCCCCATTttgtgtaggggcacgtggaccggtgcgctggcgagcccggcggcttcggtgcgagcctcccggtcgatccagctccggaacttctcgcggtcctcttgctggcctcggacaatggcctcgaagcggcgctcctggtctgccCGAAGGTCCAGCATGGCTTGGTGTTGGTCCTgatggaggaccgcgagggatgtaataatgtccgcaaatggcgaggtggagggcgtctgcatggcggcggcgctgtcctacttcctcccgggtttcggcaccaatgtaacaaaGTTCttaatgtgaggaaggaagaggacacgggggtcggctggacggttgatgttCTTTTATTTCTTAACTCAATATTCAAAAGCACACTTAGAAGTGTGGAGATTCTTTCCAACTCCAAACACtcgcgatcacttccgggtcggcacttccggcttccggtttctcagtctGTGTttcagcatcaaccgtccgtctctctctctccctggtctctggttccgctgaggttttataccctctccgcgctcattactggaacaagagacaggtgttattaatctgcgtccaacccactcacttaccgctcgtccagcggctctctctcccgctgcagacctcgctgaaccacgccccccttgcgacacatttgcttctctttttattattttttttactttttattcatcaaagttttataaaaaagtatcacaggttatgaacaaatattaagcagcagaactgtttccaactttgaaaatgaatcctcatatgagaatgatttctgaaggatcatgtgacactgaagactggtggaatgatgataaattcagctgtGCGTCACAGAaacaaaatgataatttaaagcataataaattgaaaaccaattattttaaattgtaataatatatcacaatattacatttgtttctg
This region of Pseudorasbora parva isolate DD20220531a chromosome 6, ASM2467924v1, whole genome shotgun sequence genomic DNA includes:
- the LOC137079496 gene encoding uncharacterized protein isoform X2, yielding MQTPSTSPFADIITSLAVLHQDQHQAMLDLRADQERRFEAIVRGQQEDREKFRSWIDREARTEAAGLASAPVHVPLHKMGPQDDPEAFVDLFQKAAEACGWPRAQWPVRLIPLLTGEAQAAAQQLPVANLLDYDDLKKAILQRVGRSPEQHRQRFRSLEWGEAGRPFAMAQQLRDSCRRWLLAGGSDVDHIVDLVVLEQFIARLPRKTAEWVQCHRPTSLETAIHLAEDHLVACPGVGAPLLTSRSLSPPSVSPSPPIPLPRSRPPGPPRIPPRGRGGMGPGPLGSSRAPPRGAGLLGMGGDSGSGSAPSPRSLSNPLPAAGAAGRPGLACWRCGDPDHFVDRCPMMDIGTMIRIPDVQRTTPDQAGEYQIPRGEGIKPRRNQRPGRERDGRLMLKHRLRNRKPEVPTRK
- the LOC137079496 gene encoding uncharacterized protein isoform X1; translation: MQTPSTSPFADIITSLAVLHQDQHQAMLDLRADQERRFEAIVRGQQEDREKFRSWIDREARTEAAGLASAPVHVPLHKMGPQDDPEAFVDLFQKAAEACGWPRAQWPVRLIPLLTGEAQAAAQQLPVANLLDYDDLKKAILQRVGRSPEQHRQRFRSLEWGEAGRPFAMAQQLRDSCRRWLLAGGSDVDHIVDLVVLEQFIARLPRKTAEWVQCHRPTSLETAIHLAEDHLVACPGVGAPLLTSRSLSPPSVSPSPPIPLPRSRPPGPPRIPPRGRGGMGPGPLGSSRAPPRGAGLLGMGGDSGSGSAPSPRSLSNPLPAAGAAGRPGLACWRCGDPDHFVDRCPMMDIGTMIRIPDVQRTTPDQAGEYQIPTDASDRGLGAVLAQEVEGGERPVLYISRKLSKREAKYSTIEKECLAIRWAVLTLRYYLLGREFTLCSDHAPLQWLHRMKDTNARITRCNERGEGIKPRRNQRPGRERDGRLMLKHRLRNRKPEVPTRK